The proteins below are encoded in one region of Pseudomonas entomophila L48:
- the flgD gene encoding flagellar hook assembly protein FlgD has translation MAVESTTGVNLNDVLKNSGVSDGTTKKPTTEKTDKNALGKDAFLQLLVTQMQHQNPLDPQDNGEFVAQLAQFSSLEGIQTLNSSVNSIITGMGSSQALQASSLVGRSVIVQNEKAMVDTTKSFTGQVVVPQNITDGKVTIKDKDGNVVKTIQLGEQKKGNADFIWDGTNDKNEKLSPGNYTFTATTTVDGKAAIMYTLLPATVNSVSFQNGGEMMLNLAGIGKLGISKVQTIGI, from the coding sequence ATGGCAGTCGAAAGCACTACTGGCGTGAACCTCAATGATGTCCTGAAGAATTCGGGTGTCAGCGACGGCACGACCAAGAAGCCCACCACCGAGAAGACCGACAAGAACGCCCTGGGCAAGGATGCGTTCCTGCAGTTGCTGGTCACCCAGATGCAGCACCAGAACCCGCTGGATCCTCAGGATAACGGCGAGTTCGTGGCCCAGCTGGCGCAGTTCAGCAGCCTGGAGGGGATCCAGACCCTCAACAGTTCGGTCAACTCGATCATCACCGGCATGGGCTCGTCCCAGGCGCTGCAGGCCTCGTCCCTGGTCGGGCGCTCGGTGATCGTGCAGAACGAGAAGGCCATGGTCGACACCACCAAGAGCTTCACCGGCCAGGTGGTCGTGCCGCAGAACATCACCGATGGCAAGGTCACCATCAAGGACAAGGATGGCAACGTGGTCAAGACCATCCAGTTGGGCGAGCAGAAGAAGGGCAACGCCGACTTCATCTGGGACGGTACCAACGACAAGAACGAGAAGCTCAGCCCGGGCAACTACACCTTTACCGCCACCACCACGGTCGATGGCAAAGCAGCGATCATGTACACGCTGCTGCCGGCCACGGTGAACAGCGTCAGCTTCCAGAACGGCGGCGAGATGA
- the flgC gene encoding flagellar basal body rod protein FlgC, with protein sequence MSLASVFNIAGSGMSAQNTRLNTVASNIANAETVSSSLDQTYRARHPVFATTFQQAQGGVGQSLFEDQGEAGQGVQVKGIIEDQSNLEARYEPNHPAANKDGYVYYPNVNVVEEMADMISASRAFQTNAELMNTAKTMMQKVLTLGQ encoded by the coding sequence ATGTCCCTTGCCAGTGTCTTCAATATCGCCGGTAGCGGCATGAGCGCGCAGAACACGCGCCTGAACACCGTCGCCTCGAACATCGCCAACGCCGAGACCGTCTCGTCGAGCCTCGACCAGACCTACCGCGCCCGTCACCCGGTGTTCGCCACCACCTTCCAGCAGGCCCAGGGCGGCGTCGGCCAGTCGCTGTTCGAGGACCAGGGCGAGGCGGGGCAGGGCGTGCAGGTCAAGGGCATCATCGAGGACCAGAGCAACCTCGAGGCGCGCTACGAGCCGAACCACCCGGCGGCGAACAAGGACGGCTACGTCTACTACCCCAACGTCAACGTGGTCGAGGAGATGGCCGACATGATCTCCGCCAGCCGTGCGTTCCAGACCAACGCCGAGCTGATGAACACCGCCAAGACCATGATGCAGAAAGTGCTGACCCTGGGTCAGTGA
- the flgB gene encoding flagellar basal body rod protein FlgB encodes MSISFDKALGIHEKALGFRAQRAEVLANNIANADTPNYKARDMDFSSVLAAEADKQQKGRIALDRTNSRHIEAEGLAMADDTLQYRTPMQPSIDQNTVDAQMEQSNYAENAVGFQASFTLLNSKFKGLVAALRGE; translated from the coding sequence ATGAGCATCAGCTTCGACAAAGCGCTCGGCATCCACGAAAAGGCATTGGGCTTCCGCGCCCAGCGCGCCGAGGTGCTGGCCAACAACATCGCCAACGCCGACACGCCCAACTACAAGGCGCGTGACATGGACTTCTCGTCGGTGCTCGCCGCCGAGGCCGACAAGCAGCAGAAGGGGCGCATCGCCCTCGACCGTACCAACAGCCGTCACATCGAGGCCGAAGGCCTGGCGATGGCCGACGACACGCTGCAGTACCGCACGCCGATGCAGCCGTCGATCGACCAGAACACCGTGGACGCCCAGATGGAGCAGTCGAACTACGCCGAGAACGCCGTCGGCTTCCAGGCCAGCTTCACCCTGCTCAACAGTAAATTCAAAGGGCTGGTCGCAGCCCTGCGCGGAGAGTGA
- a CDS encoding autotransporter outer membrane beta-barrel domain-containing protein, with amino-acid sequence MPAPTFRKTLLALTISASPLPALAVSAPQTIVLTDAGYSSQHQTYGDDLTFTGSSSDIFRTAIDLIDAKVQGDLAFDSAINANNGNSFGSKSGVDGIRIADSELSGYFYNRGIVKTNSAQGSALKISATVLDGDLVNEGQLQAGGDMTSGPFAPPKAAIDLSGRTVINGDLINANGARIVGNGTQLRGINLAGASLEGRVINNGEINVVGPSAVGIDATTGSVLAGVTNTGLLYIGAQESIGINLDGTTLVGGIGNHVVNTGRITAGNIAIKVGNVAYDGPGLQPQYKANGDLNIFNSGRIWSRVAVDATTSNRPVELIMREGSDILGDLNGLANIEVEGNARYGAYYPFQGNIRLRDGGWLEVGSADEPPITFSLDSQQINLEGNLRVADHSSLGLYLSEESNPAQPVLKVSGIAEFGQDARIALAPESEDYLPAGGRYLLLEAGQVQVLDASGQAVDPNGKPKVVSTSALLNVRTSTLEDNKVYVEVNTKSEQAIDEMVQEQGGDKNAQHALNGLAGSGLLALLSKDDPLLRIASQADEAQLTRLAEQLAPDVSDGARQAATASQRLITNVTLNRTSGLRGVASGDTLKDTGVWVQTLYSDATQQRRDGIAGYNAYSRGIAVGADGKLDDQLTLGVAYSFIDTDVNGRSGSKTDVEGHAFTLYGGYELGNYFVDGNLTYGFNDNEGKRDIAGTRAKSDYDSKQLGLNLVAGYTWQVSSQWLVEPRLAARYNRVDIDGYKEKGSSAALKIEDQRYEAIELGAGVRLAGSYALGAGTLEPQFKLMTYHDFAADKVQNTSTFLVGGTPFVTNGASTARNSYEAGVGADYKLGAVTVGLNYDYVGKSGFDADVFSAKVRYDF; translated from the coding sequence GTGCCTGCGCCCACTTTCCGCAAGACCCTGCTGGCCCTGACCATCAGCGCCAGCCCCCTGCCTGCCTTGGCGGTATCCGCCCCCCAGACCATCGTCCTGACGGACGCCGGCTATAGCAGCCAGCACCAGACCTACGGCGACGATCTCACATTCACCGGGAGTTCCAGCGACATCTTCCGCACCGCCATCGACCTGATCGATGCCAAGGTGCAGGGTGACCTGGCGTTCGATAGCGCGATCAACGCCAACAACGGCAACTCCTTCGGTTCGAAGAGCGGGGTCGACGGCATTCGTATTGCCGACAGCGAACTCAGCGGCTACTTCTATAACCGCGGCATTGTGAAGACCAATAGCGCGCAGGGCTCCGCCCTGAAGATCAGCGCGACCGTGCTCGACGGCGACCTGGTCAACGAAGGACAGCTGCAAGCAGGCGGCGATATGACCTCGGGGCCTTTCGCCCCGCCGAAGGCCGCCATCGACTTGAGCGGTCGCACAGTCATCAACGGCGACCTGATCAATGCCAATGGTGCGCGCATCGTCGGCAACGGCACGCAATTGCGCGGCATCAACCTCGCCGGCGCGAGCCTTGAAGGGCGAGTCATCAACAATGGCGAAATCAATGTCGTCGGCCCCAGCGCAGTCGGTATCGATGCCACCACCGGCAGTGTCCTGGCCGGCGTGACCAACACCGGCCTGCTGTACATCGGGGCGCAGGAGTCGATCGGCATCAACCTGGACGGCACCACCCTGGTCGGCGGCATCGGCAATCACGTGGTCAACACCGGAAGGATCACCGCCGGCAACATCGCGATCAAGGTCGGCAATGTCGCCTATGACGGGCCGGGCCTGCAGCCGCAATACAAGGCCAACGGCGACCTGAACATCTTCAACAGCGGCCGGATCTGGTCCAGGGTGGCTGTCGACGCCACCACCAGCAACCGCCCGGTGGAGCTGATCATGCGCGAGGGCAGCGATATCCTGGGCGACCTCAATGGCCTGGCCAACATCGAAGTCGAGGGTAATGCCCGCTATGGCGCCTACTACCCCTTCCAGGGCAACATCCGCCTGCGCGATGGCGGCTGGCTCGAGGTCGGCAGCGCCGACGAGCCTCCGATCACCTTCAGCCTGGACAGCCAACAGATTAACCTCGAAGGCAACCTGCGGGTTGCGGACCACTCTTCGCTGGGCCTGTACCTGAGCGAGGAGAGCAACCCAGCCCAGCCCGTGCTCAAAGTCAGCGGCATTGCCGAGTTCGGCCAGGATGCGCGAATCGCGCTGGCCCCCGAGAGCGAGGACTACCTGCCCGCTGGCGGGCGCTACCTGTTGCTCGAGGCCGGGCAGGTCCAGGTGCTCGACGCCAGTGGCCAGGCCGTCGACCCCAACGGCAAACCCAAGGTGGTCAGCACATCGGCACTGCTGAACGTGCGCACCAGCACCCTGGAAGACAACAAGGTCTATGTCGAGGTCAACACCAAGTCGGAACAGGCCATCGACGAGATGGTCCAGGAACAAGGTGGCGACAAAAACGCCCAGCACGCCCTCAACGGGCTGGCCGGTTCCGGCCTGCTGGCGCTGTTGAGCAAGGACGATCCGCTGCTGCGCATCGCCTCCCAGGCCGATGAGGCGCAACTGACCCGGCTGGCCGAGCAACTGGCCCCGGATGTCAGCGATGGCGCCCGCCAGGCCGCCACCGCCAGCCAGCGCCTGATCACCAACGTCACCCTCAACCGCACCAGCGGCCTGCGCGGGGTCGCCTCGGGCGACACGCTCAAGGACACCGGCGTGTGGGTGCAGACCCTGTACAGCGACGCCACCCAGCAACGCCGCGACGGCATCGCCGGCTACAACGCCTACAGCCGCGGCATCGCCGTCGGTGCCGACGGCAAGCTCGACGACCAGCTGACCCTGGGCGTGGCGTACAGCTTCATCGACACCGACGTCAACGGCCGAAGCGGCAGCAAGACCGACGTAGAGGGCCACGCCTTCACCCTGTACGGCGGCTATGAGCTGGGCAATTACTTCGTCGACGGCAACCTCACCTACGGCTTCAACGACAACGAAGGCAAGCGCGACATCGCCGGCACCCGCGCCAAGTCCGACTACGACAGCAAGCAACTGGGTCTGAACCTGGTGGCTGGCTACACCTGGCAGGTCAGCTCGCAATGGCTGGTCGAGCCGCGCCTGGCCGCGCGCTACAACCGCGTCGACATCGATGGCTACAAGGAGAAAGGCTCGTCCGCCGCACTGAAGATCGAAGACCAGCGCTACGAAGCCATCGAACTGGGCGCCGGCGTGCGCCTGGCGGGTAGCTATGCCCTGGGTGCAGGCACTCTGGAGCCGCAGTTCAAGCTGATGACCTATCACGACTTCGCCGCCGACAAGGTGCAGAACACCTCGACCTTCCTGGTGGGCGGCACACCGTTCGTGACCAACGGCGCCAGCACCGCGCGCAACAGCTACGAGGCCGGCGTGGGCGCCGACTACAAGCTGGGCGCGGTCACCGTCGGCCTGAACTACGACTACGTCGGCAAGTCGGGCTTCGATGCCGACGTGTTCTCGGCCAAGGTGCGCTACGACTTCTGA